From a region of the Halolamina sp. CBA1230 genome:
- a CDS encoding RNA-guided endonuclease TnpB family protein, whose protein sequence is MWYDYRFRAYPDRTGVAAEVERHIDIHRQAYNHTRHEYNALNTDEDNIGSAYQHQKRLTEWKTEWPVFKEVHSKALQKTVERFYDNLSTLKEKKQNGHKVGWIKWKAPREYQSMTYSQSGFELKNTSGRHATLWLSKIGDIPIRYHREIPSNATIKEVTLKKEMTGEWYVTFGLEVEDAMLPEKSDVDDLDAEDCVGIDLGIQNYIYTSDGDSVDWLDLSDEYDRLRREQRNLSRKEHGSNNWEEQRREVATVKRRIKRKVEDFQHKLTTWLVKEYDAVFVEDLNVSGMLQQRGNARNKQDAAWRGFIEMLEYKGDLYGTHVVQVNPRGTTKECAECGVETEKPLWVREHSCPSCGFEADRDANASLNVLARGLQELGLGQAEVTPVETATAVETDGGQSPSVPASRVVESGSLGA, encoded by the coding sequence ATGTGGTACGACTACCGCTTCCGCGCCTACCCTGACCGAACAGGTGTGGCTGCGGAAGTGGAACGCCACATCGACATCCACCGCCAAGCCTACAACCACACCCGCCACGAATACAACGCCCTCAACACCGACGAGGACAACATCGGCTCGGCGTACCAACACCAGAAACGCCTCACCGAGTGGAAAACGGAGTGGCCCGTCTTCAAAGAAGTCCACTCGAAGGCGTTGCAGAAAACCGTCGAACGGTTCTACGACAACCTCTCCACCCTCAAAGAGAAGAAGCAGAACGGACACAAGGTTGGGTGGATCAAGTGGAAGGCACCGCGAGAGTACCAGAGCATGACGTACTCGCAGTCCGGCTTCGAACTCAAAAACACGAGTGGCCGACATGCGACCCTCTGGCTCTCCAAAATCGGTGACATCCCCATCCGCTACCACCGAGAAATCCCCAGCAACGCCACCATCAAAGAGGTCACTCTGAAGAAGGAGATGACTGGTGAGTGGTACGTCACGTTCGGCCTCGAAGTCGAAGACGCCATGCTCCCCGAGAAATCCGACGTAGATGACTTGGATGCCGAGGATTGCGTTGGCATCGATCTCGGTATCCAGAACTACATCTACACGAGCGATGGCGACAGCGTGGACTGGCTCGACCTCTCTGACGAGTACGACCGCCTGCGTCGGGAACAGCGCAATCTCTCCCGGAAAGAACACGGGAGCAACAACTGGGAGGAACAACGGCGTGAGGTTGCCACGGTCAAGCGAAGGATCAAGCGGAAGGTTGAGGATTTCCAGCACAAACTCACGACGTGGCTCGTCAAAGAGTATGACGCCGTGTTCGTGGAGGATTTGAACGTCTCTGGTATGCTTCAACAGCGCGGGAATGCGCGGAACAAGCAGGATGCTGCGTGGCGCGGATTCATCGAGATGCTGGAATACAAAGGCGACCTGTACGGCACGCACGTCGTCCAAGTGAACCCGCGTGGCACGACGAAAGAGTGCGCCGAGTGTGGTGTTGAGACGGAGAAGCCGTTGTGGGTGCGGGAACACAGTTGCCCGAGTTGTGGGTTCGAGGCGGATAGGGACGCAAATGCGTCGCTGAATGTTCTTGCTCGCGGTCTTCAGGAGTTAGGTCTGGGACAGGCCGAAGTGACGCCCGTGGAGACTGCGACCGCTGTGGAAACCGACGGAGGGCAGTCTCCGTCGGTTCCTGCAAGTCGCGTCGTTGAATCGGGAAGCCTCGGGGCTTGA